The following coding sequences are from one Gossypium hirsutum isolate 1008001.06 chromosome A12, Gossypium_hirsutum_v2.1, whole genome shotgun sequence window:
- the LOC107948896 gene encoding cellulose synthase, with translation MASESRATRRTPTIHHITNSAGDLDSEIGGEDFSRYTVHLPPTPDNQPMPMEIAMQAVGSGEQYVSSSMFTGGYNRVTRAHSKKIVDSDPATVVAEGSFCELPGCGAKMLTNRQGIDVFPCECGFRICNECYRDALATGDGFCPGCREHYRGLDLSEMAPASRTRSSKSDRSFPVAESTELLMRNHSNEFDYTQYLYETNKSYGYGNAVWPMDGANGSRHDIGGDTKFFHDKQWKPLTQKSSIRAALLSPYRLLILIRIVVLGLFLEWRISHPNEEAIWLWLMSVVCEIWFAFSWLLDQLPKLCPVNRDVDLNALQEKFEKPSPNNPLGRSDLPGIDVFVSTADPEKEPPLVTANTILSILAAEYPVEKLACYVSDDGGALLTFEAMAEAASFARIWVPFCRKHEIQPRNPESYFNLKRDPYKNKVRRDFVRDRRRVKREYDEFKVRINGLSDSIRRRSDAFNTREEVNILKRWREDNSDEPMETLKIPKATWMADSTHWPGTWTVPAPEHSRGDHASIIQVMLDPPSAVPQNGTESDGNSMDLSEVDIRLPMLVYVTREKRPGYDHNKKAGAMNALVRASAIMSNGPFILNLDCDHYVYNSLALREGICFMMDRDGERICYVQFPQRFEGIDPSDRYANHNTVFFDVNMRALDGLQGPVYVGTGCLFRRTALYGFEPPRLQDDPDCCSCCFPRTKKPATVASAPDFDPEDVQLREDDEMNIALIPKKFGNSTLLVESVRVAAIQGQPLADHPSIKYGRAPGALTMPREPLDASTIAEAINVISCWYEDKTEWGQSVGWIYGSVTEDVVTGYRMHNRGWRSVYCVTKRDAFRGTAPINLTDRLHQVLRWATGSVEIFFSRNNALLGSPRLKFLQRIAYLNVGIYPFTSIFLIVYCFLPALSLFSDQFIVQTLNVTFLVYLLAITLTLCALAVLEIKWSGIELEEWWRNEQFWLIGGTSAHLAAVLQGLLKVIAGIEISFTLTSKSAGDDVDDDFADLYIFKWTSLMIPPLTIIFVNLIAIAYGVLRTVYSDVPEWSHLLGGVFFSFWVLAHLYPFAKGLMGRRGKTPTIVYVWSGLIAISISLLWVAINPPSQNSDIGGSFQFP, from the exons ATGGCAAGTGAATCGCGCGCTACTAGAAGAACGCCCACAATTCACCATATAACGAACTCGGCTGGCGATCTCGATAGTGAAATTGGAGGTGAAGATTTCTCTAGATACACAGTTCATCTTCCCCCCACACCTGATAACCAGCCAATGCCGATGGAAATTGCTATGCAAGCGGTAGGAAGCGGGGAACAGTACGTTTCGAGTTCCATGTTTACTGGGGGTTACAATCGCGTTACTCGTGCTCATTCCAAGAAGATCGTTGACTCCGATCCGGCAACGGTGGTTGCAGAAGGGTCGTTTTGTGAACTACCTGGATGCGGTGCCAAGATGTTGACTAATAGACAAGGCATAGATGTGTTCCCATGCGAATGTGGTTTCAGGATTTGTAATGAATGTTACAGAGATGCTCTGGCAACTGGTGATGGGTTTTGTCCCGGTTGTAGAGAGCATTATAGGGGGTTGGATTTGTCTGAGATGGCTCCGGCTAGCCGAACACGGTCGTCTAAATCCGACAGGAGTTTTCCAGTGGCGGAATCAACTGAGCTCTTGATGAGGAATCATAGTAATGAGTTTGATTATACTCAATATTTGTACGAAACGAATAAGAGTTACGGATATGGGAATGCGGTGTGGCCGATGGATGGTGCGAATGGGAGCAGGCATGACATCGGTGGTGACACCAAGTTTTTTCATGACAAGCAGTGGAAGCCTCTAACACAGAAATCAAGCATACGTGCTGCACTCCTTAGTCCATATCG GCTCCTAATCCTTATTCGAATTGTGGTTCTTGGATTATTTTTGGAGTGGAGAATCAGCCACCCAAATGAAGAGGCAATCTGGTTGTGGCTTATGTCCGTGGTTTGCGAGATATGGTTTGCCTTTTCTTGGCTGCTTGATCAGCTTCCTAAGCTTTGTCCGGTTAATCGTGATGTTGATCTCAATGCTTTACAAGAGAAATTTGAAAAACCTAGTCCGAATAATCCTTTGGGAAGATCTGATCTACCAGGCATAGATGTCTTTGTTTCTACTGCCGATCCCGAGAAAGAACCACCTCTTGTCACCGCAAATACCATTCTTTCCATTCTGGCAGCCGAGTACCCTGTTGAGAAGCTTGCGTGTTATGTTTCTGATGATGGAGGTGCACTACTAACCTTTGAGGCCATGGCGGAAGCTGCCAGTTTTGCCAGGATTTGGGTTCCTTTTTGCAGGAAACATGAAATTCAGCCTAGAAACCCTGAATCCTATTTCAATCTAAAGAGAGATCCTTACAAGAATAAGGTGCGACGGGATTTTGTACGAGACCGCAGGCGGGTAAAACGTGAGTATGATGAATTTAAGGTCAGGATAAATGGTCTTTCTGATTCAATTCGACGACGTTCTGATGCCTTCAATACAAGGGAGGAGGTAAATATTTTGAAGCGATGGAGAGAGGACAATAGTGATGAACCAATGGAAACTTTGAAGATACCAAAAGCTACTTGGATGGCTGATAGCACCCACTGGCCTGGCACTTGGACAGTTCCTGCTCCAGAGCATTCTAGGGGCGATCATGCCAGTATCATACAG GTGATGTTGGACCCTCCTAGTGCTGTGCCTCAAAATGGTACCGAAAGCGATGGAAATTCTATGGATCTGAGTGAGGTTGACATTCGTCTTCCTATGCTGGTTTATGTTACTCGTGAAAAGCGACCTGGTTATGATCACAACAAGAAGGCGGGGGCCATGAATGCACTTGTTCGAGCTTCTGCCATCATGTCCAATGGCCCCTTCATACTTAATCTTGATTGTGACCACTACGTTTATAATTCCCTAGCATTGAGAGAAGGAATATGCTTTATGATGGACCGAGATGGGGAACGTATTTGTTATGTCCAATTTCCTCAGAGGTTTGAAGGAATTGATCCATCTGACCGCTATGCCAATCACAACACGGTCTTCTTTGATGTTAACATGAGAGCTCTTGATGGACTTCAGGGTCCTGTCTATGTTGGAACAGGATGCCTCTTTCGCCGCACTGCCCTTTATGGTTTTGAGCCACCTCGGTTACAAGATGACCCTGATTGCTGTAGCTGCTGCTTTCCCCGTACTAAGAAACCTGCAACTGTTGCTTCTGCTCCTGACTTTGACCCTGAAGATGTTCAGTTAAGGGAAGATGATGAAATGAATATTGCTCTTATTCCTAAGAAGTTTGGGAACTCgactttacttgttgagtctGTCCGGGTTGCAGCAATTCAAGGCCAGCCCCTTGCTGATCATCCTTCTATCAAATACGGACGAGCACCTGGTGCTCTCACAATGCCTCGGGAGCCTCTTGATGCATCCACAATTGCAGAGGCAATCAATGTCATCTCATGCTGGTATGAAGATAAGACTGAATGGGGGCAAAGTGTAGGATGGATCTACGGATCAGTAACTGAAGATGTTGTCACAGGGTATAGGATGCATAATCGTGGGTGGAGATCTGTTTATTGCGTAACCAAAAGAGATGCTTTCCGTGGCACTGCTCCAATAAATCTCACTGATAGACTTCACCAGGTTCTACGCTGGGCCACTGGCTCGGTCGAGATATTCTTCTCACGCAACAATGCCCTGCTAGGCAGCCCGAGGCTTAAGTTTCTACAGAGGATTGCTTATCTTAATGTTGGGATATACCCTTTCACTTCCATATTCCTCATTGTTTACTGCTTCCTTCCCGCACTGTCCCTCTTTTCGGATCAATTCATAGTTCAGACACTCAATGTAACATTCCTCGTCTACCTCTTGGCCATCACCCTGACCCTTTGTGCTCTTGCGGTGCTAGAAATCAAGTGGTCCGGCATTGAACTGGAAGAGTGGTGGAGGAATGAACAGTTCTGGTTGATTGGAGGCACCAGTGCTCATCTTGCTGCAGTGCTCCAGGGGCTATTAAAGGTGATTGCGGGTATCGAAATATCATTTACCCTGACATCAAAATCCGCTGGTGATGATGTGGATGATGATTTTGCTGATCTCTACATCTTCAAATGGACATCTCTCATGATACCTCCACTCACCATCATATTTGTTAATTTGATTGCCATTGCGTACGGAGTCCTGCGTACGGTATACAGTGATGTACCTGAATGGAGCCATCTGCTAGGAGGTGTGTTCTTCAGCTTCTGGGTATTGGCTCATCTGTACCCCTTCGCAAAGGGTCTAATGGGAAGACGAGGAAAAACACCTACGATCGTATATGTATGGTCAGGTCTGATTGCAATCTCTATTTCTCTACTGTGGGTGGCCATCAATCCCCCATCACAGAATTCTGATATTGGAGGGTCATTCCAGTTCCCTTGA